The Enoplosus armatus isolate fEnoArm2 chromosome 5, fEnoArm2.hap1, whole genome shotgun sequence genome contains the following window.
TCTCTAACGGCGCCCTGGATGCCCTCCTCTTCTGGTGCCGGGGCACAGATCCCACCGTGCTGCGCCACTGTGCCGTGGCTCTAGCAAACTGCGCCATGTACGGAGGCCACCGCTGCCAGCGATGGATGATCGAGAAGCAGGCGGCTGAGTGGCTTTTCCCGCTGGCTTTCTCCAAAGAGGATGAACTCATTCGCTTCCACGCGTGTCTGGCTGTGACTGTGTTGGCCGCAAACcgagaaatagagaaagaggTGGTGAAATCTGGAACCTTGGAGCTTGTGGAGCCATTCATTGCATCTTTGGATCCGGATGACTTTGCACGCAGTTTATTGGACAGTGCAGACTGCATGCAGGGTAAGACAGCATCAGATCTGCAGCATCTTTTGCCATTGCTGGACGGCACAAGACTGGAGGGAAAGTGCATTGCAGCCTTTTACCTTTGTGTTGAGACCAGCATCAAGTCTCGTCAGCGCAACACTAAGGTACAATCACTGTCCACCTTTCACATAGCTCAAAATATTAGGTAACACTGTCTGGTAGCTTTGTTGTACTGAGTTTTAATTTGTGCTCCTTTCAAGATATTTCAAGAGATCGGAGCAGTGCAGAGCCTAAAAAGAATTGTCATGTACTCCAGTAATGGCACAGCCTCTTCCCTCGCCAAGCGGGCACTCAGGATGATGGGGGAGGAAGTGCCCAAACGTATCCTGTCATCTGTGCCCAACTGGAAAACCTGTGAAGTGCAGACCTGGCTGCAGCAGGTTGGCTTTAGTGCCTATTGTGACCGTTTCCAGGTATGATTAACAGTTTTATTACTCAACAGAGAGACTAATACGAGCATAAAGATCTACCTATTATACAGCATGTCTGACATTTCTAACTATCTTACTGTATAGGAGCTCCAAGTGGATGGAGACCTCCTGCTGAACATCACAGACCAGGATCTGAGCACTGATCTGGGCATGACTGCAGGCCTCACACGCAAGAGGCAAGTGGTACAAACCCTTCAACACATGGGTCTGAGGCTGAGCAATGTTAACACCTTTGATCTGTCTCATCCTCCAGGTTTTTAAGAGACTTGCGTGTGTTGAAGACTTACGCCAACTACTCCACATGCGACCCAAACAATATGGCCGACTGGTTAGTTGAGGTGGACCCTCGTTTCCGGCAGTACACCTACGGCCTGGTCCAGTCAGGAGTGGATCGCAACAATGTCCAGAACCTGACCGATCAACAGCTCCAGCACGACTGCCACATAGACAACGGAGTCCACAGAGCCAAGATACTGACTTCTAGCCGCAGGCCCTTAAAACCGTGCCACACAGACGCCCAGCCTGCAGGGCCCGACGTGTTCATCAGCTACCGTCGGACTACCGGCTCCCAGCTGGCCAGGTCAGAACTCAAACACTAGTGGAAAAGGAGGTAatacagggagagaaaatgggTTAAATTAGAGCCAGGGAAAGTACAAGAGGCaaactttctgtctttattcctCCTTACTAgtacaaaaactacatttttcacTGACTTTCTCATGTTCCTCCCCGTCCCAAGCCTTCTGAAGGTGCACCTGCAGGTTCGAGGGTATAGCGTCTTCATAGATGTGGAGAAGCTGGAGGCCGGTAAATTCGAGGACAAACTGATTCAGAGTGTACAGAGGGCACGTAACTTCATCCTGGTCCTGTCCGCCAATGCGCTCGACAAGTGCATGGGTGACACTGCCATGAAGGATTGGGTGCATAAGGTCAGACGTTTTCCATTCGCTGCTTGTGAGGGAc
Protein-coding sequences here:
- the sarm1 gene encoding NAD(+) hydrolase SARM1 translates to MLFSLALFLWRLYRHLSVMFSSDRLTVPEYVSRLQRARSGSGSGSATDPRAVSPGISADVHSALETSLPALRSAIRRLKSSKETSDTDEIRRAIAEIFQLVEEAWVLPTVGRQVAEEICNRIRLDGGLELLLQLQQTPAVEITYESAKLLEQILISENRDYLARMGLGVILNLTRQQEDAQLARSVSGILEHMFKHTEETSVHLISNGALDALLFWCRGTDPTVLRHCAVALANCAMYGGHRCQRWMIEKQAAEWLFPLAFSKEDELIRFHACLAVTVLAANREIEKEVVKSGTLELVEPFIASLDPDDFARSLLDSADCMQGKTASDLQHLLPLLDGTRLEGKCIAAFYLCVETSIKSRQRNTKIFQEIGAVQSLKRIVMYSSNGTASSLAKRALRMMGEEVPKRILSSVPNWKTCEVQTWLQQVGFSAYCDRFQELQVDGDLLLNITDQDLSTDLGMTAGLTRKRFLRDLRVLKTYANYSTCDPNNMADWLVEVDPRFRQYTYGLVQSGVDRNNVQNLTDQQLQHDCHIDNGVHRAKILTSSRRPLKPCHTDAQPAGPDVFISYRRTTGSQLASLLKVHLQVRGYSVFIDVEKLEAGKFEDKLIQSVQRARNFILVLSANALDKCMGDTAMKDWVHKEIVTALAGKKNIVPVTDNFMWPDPMSLPEDMRAILNFNGIKWSHEYQEASIEKILRFLKGQHDQIDGPDAAKEQKKK